A region of Micromonas commoda chromosome 4, complete sequence DNA encodes the following proteins:
- a CDS encoding predicted protein, producing MSSSSAAVAAAANAFETAADAGDAIAAADALRAITQAARTPGAARDAVPALASRLARIAAEGPEGSNEGSEGWDSQGYLPGYLPDLLRALRNACAGDRDATDATCLGVAPVPNALRRLIPVLAAEAERQSTEAGRTGPECDDASNASNGSATNPNPAATALVVATQLAANAHAAGSDAASSRLWSELWPRAASYVAQSRRGFVANGAHPPLCMMAHDRVRRIIGSNGAKGSDASTSWGGWSAPEPPTNVGSVCGFEAGRTVWIPLLEASCDPAMAPWPGAGGGEWLHRFVARACVFSGEFAPQLCRSLAPRAEETAANRDNRLRAKILTAGGPDGSDEDEDDARRRRRAAAFGDAALGDDEDHSESFSSAQATLLHLIREEVSSAPAIDPDASPDAGHESHLVLCEGTLSYLLDATSRAAGAVEAVASAKLVEESAEANATAARCVLEECLGIWRVVTEREVKPRIVQTPGDVVSAACAMGLPRLLLALVAAMPPPRGAGQTSKASGPAAAPRLNPEHVTPAALADGHPPFPRARPWPGYRVDCVAPLANAMFARPLVCNQVAKLGGVAIVLAATRGEDGDDYLREWALWGVRNLCAGSDVARGEIERMQPQAAADSQQLAAMGLNVEVDPGTGRVRVGSVRREKAAGGDGGGDGGGPTAGAGSVPGGLLLGPEGARTPAGRAAVAALMAGLDVSREAGDGEDDDDAFEAPPNWKVADLS from the coding sequence atgtcgtcgtcgtcggcggcggttgcggcggcggccaatGCGTTcgagaccgcggcggacgccggcgacgcgatcgccgcggccgacgccctgcgcgccaTCACGCAGGCCGCGCGGACACCCggtgcggcgcgcgacgcggtcccCGCTCTCGCCTCGCGACTCGCGAgaatcgcggcggagggtccGGAGGGTTCAAATGAGGGTTCGGAGGGTTGGGACTCTCAGGGGTACCTCCCGGGGTACCTCCCCGACCTACTTCGCGCGCTGAGaaacgcgtgcgcgggggaccgggacgcgacggacgcgacgtgcctcggcgtcgccccggtGCCCAACGCGCTTCGCCGACTCATCCCGGtactcgccgccgaagccgagcGCCAATCGACCGAGGCGGGACGCACGGGACCcgagtgcgacgacgcgtccaacGCGTCGAACGGGAGTGCGACAAACccgaacccggcggcgacggctctcgtcgtcgccacgcagctcgcggcgaacgcgcacgcggcgggttcggacGCCGCCTCTTCCAGGCTGTGGTCCGAGCTGTGGCCTCGAGCCGCGAGCTACGTCGCGCAAAGTAGGCGCGGTTTCGTCGCAAACGGAGCGCACCCGCCGCTGTGCATGATGGCGCACGATAGGGTCCGACGGATCATCGGGTCCAACGGTGCAAAAGGATCGGACGCTTCAACATCGTGGGGAGGTTGGTCCGCGCCGGAGCCCCCCACGAACGTCGGTTCCGTGTGCGGGTTTGAGGCTGGGCGCACGGTTTGGATCCCGCTGCTGGAGGCGTCGTGCGacccggcgatggcgccgtggccgggcgcggggggcggcgagtGGCTCCACCGGTTCgtggcgagggcgtgcgTGTTTTCGGGGGAGTTTGCGCCGCAGCTGTGccggtcgctcgcgccgcgcgccgaggagacggCTGCCAACCGCGATAACAGGCTCCGAGCCAAGATACTGACCGCGGGCGGACCGGACGGttcggacgaggacgaggacgacgcgcggcggcggcggcgcgcggcggcgtttggcgacgccgcgctcggtgacgacgaggaccacTCCGAGTCGTTTTCGTCGGCGCAGGCCACCTTACTGCACCTGATTCGCGAGGAGGTCTCCAGCGCACCGGCGATTgaccccgacgcgagccCCGACGCCGGACACGAATCCCACCTCGTGCTCTGCGAGGGGACGCTCAGCTACCTGTTGGACGCCACGTCGAGggccgcgggtgccgtcgaagccgtcgcgtcggctaAACTCGTCGAGGaatccgccgaggcgaacgcgaccgccgcgcggtgcgtgCTGGAGGAGTGCCTCGGGATATGGCGCGTCGTCACGGAGCGCGAGGTCAAGCCCCGGATCGTTCAGacccccggcgacgtcgtgtccgccgcgtgcgccatgGGCCTTCCCCGGCTTTtactcgccctcgtcgccgccatgccaccgccgaggggcgcgggtcAGACGTCCAAGGCGTcggggcccgcggcggcgccccggcTAAACCCCGAGCACGTCACCCcagccgcgctggcggatgGCCACCCGCCgttccctcgcgcgcggccgtgGCCGGGGTACCGCGTGGactgcgtcgcgccgctcgccaaCGCCATGTTTGCGCGTCCGTTGGTGTGCAACCAGGTGGCGAAgctcggaggcgtcgcgattgtcctcgcggcgactcggggcgaggacggcgacgattaCCTGAGGGAGTGGGCGCTGTGGGGGGTTCGCAACCTGTGCGCCGggagcgacgtcgcgaggggcgagatCGAGCGGATGCAgccgcaggcggcggcggactcgcagcagctcgcggcgatgggacTGAACGTGGAGGTTGACCCGGGCACCGGCAGGGTTCGCGTGGGAAGCGTGAGACGAGAAaaggcggcgggtggcgacggcggcggcgacggcggcgggcccaccgccggcgcgggctccgtCCCCGGTGGCTTGCTGCTGGGccccgagggcgcgaggaccCCCGCGGGTagggcggcggtcgcggcgctcatggcGGGACTCGACGTCAGTcgcgaggcgggcgacggcgaagacgacgacgacgcgtttgAGGCGCCGCCCAACTGGAAAGTCGCGGACCTGAGTTAG
- a CDS encoding predicted protein: MAPFSESRRRTSRVVQHDSMRVRRCDHEGVRAYAAGVRRAHALCFPEERPEGDDEIDDEFFDRVTFTHDEASVTWFLLCDEDDDESDEEEEQIAPEDRHVVGFAAAVVYATSVYGMHVAVVPSYRGRGLGKWLMREVQLWAIVDKGKDQIQATVDASATRLLRYYEECGAHTERTGFGSADAQTPTVVRIARTFTETIARREVESSRGRRGRVGKRFYGEGIREQKPVRGFGNEALFAWFGWLPVGFLVAMAAARLSK, from the coding sequence ATGGCACCCTTCTCGGAATCTCGTCGCAGAACCAGTCGCGTAGTGCAGCACGATTCGATGCGCGTCCGTCGGTGCGACCACGAGGGGGTGCGTgcgtacgccgcgggcgtgcgtcgcgcgcacgcgctgtgCTTTCCGGAGGAACGCCCGGAAGGCGACGAtgagatcgacgacgagttctTCGACCGCGTCACCTTCACCCACGACGAAGCGTCGGTCACCTGGTTCCTGCtctgcgacgaggacgacgacgaatcggacgaggaggaggagcagaTCGCGCCGGAGGATCGACACGTCGTGGGGTTTGCCGCGGCCGTGGTGTACGCGACGAGCGTGTACGGCATgcacgtcgcggtggtgccGTCCTATCGCGGCAGGGGGCTGGGCAAGTGGCTCATGAGGGAGGTGCAGCTGTGGGCCATTGTCGACAAGGGAAAGGACCAGATACAAGCCACCGtggacgcctccgcgacgaggctGCTGCGGTACTACGAGGAGTGCGGCGCTCACACCGAACGCACGGGGTTCgggagcgcggacgcccagACGCCCACGGTGGTGCGCATAGCCCGGACGTTCACCgagacgatcgcgcggcgggaggtcGAATCCtcccgggggcgacgagggcgggtCGGGAAGCGATTCTACGGCGAAGGCATCCGAGAGCAAAAGCCGGTGAGGGGGTTCGGGAACGAGGCGTTGTTCGCGTGGTTCGGGTGGTTGCCGGTcggcttcctcgtcgccatggccgccgcgcgccttaGCAAGTAG
- a CDS encoding predicted protein — YGSKAYWDERFEEGCTVGASSERGEVNNEWYAGYDELEPIIERFTRRNHRVLILGCGTSTLGEELAVRGFSRVEAVDYSENAILRMREVQEQRLVDYRIMDVTKMTYPDRSVDCVIDKATLDTMKQLDDDDDDDDLENFDPGATKRAPARDPESHAARMLREACRVLKPGGHYVCVTYGEPATRLSLFD; from the exons TACGGCAGTAAGGCGTACTGGGACGAGCGATTCGAGGAGGGCTGCACGGTGGGCGCCTCCTCGGAGAGGGGCGAGGTGAACAACGAGTGGTACGCGGGttacgacgagctcgagcccaTCATCGAGCGATTCACCCGACGGAACCACCGCGTGCTCATCCTCGGATGCGGCACGAGCACGCTGGGAGAGGAGCTCGCCGTGCGAGGCTTCAGCCGCGTAGAGGCTGTGGACTACAGCGAGAACGCCATCCTGCGCATGCGAGAGGTGCAGGAGCAGAGGCTG GTTGACTATCGGATCATGGACGTGACCAAGATGACCTACCCGGACAGGAGCGTGGATTGCGTCATCGACAAGGCGACGCTGGACACCATGAagcagctcgacgacgacgacgacgacgacgacttggAGAACTTCgacccgggcgcgacgaagagggcccccgcgcgcgaccccgaatcgcacgcggcgaggatgctcCGCGAAGCGTGTCGCGTCCTCAAACCCGGCGGGCACTACGTCTGCGTCACGTacggcgaacccgcgacgcgactcTCGCTTTTCGAT
- a CDS encoding predicted protein: protein MPGHDWESMWAAGLEPGQAFDASRVEPAFLDLIMTGTLPKGDALVPGCGRGYAVAALGSAERKVTGLEISATAKAAADTYLSTAKAGDGSAASEHCTVVVDDFFTHTGRYDLVYDCTFLCAIPPSRREEWAAQMSKLIKPGGEIVSLVFPLGDYEGGPPFALSTTIVEDLLLPAGFERVSLTKVPEEKLARTAPRGERGEYLYRWKRL from the coding sequence ATGCCAGGACACGATTGGGAGTCTATGTGGGCTGCCGGCCTCGAGCCAGGGCAGGCTTTCGATGCCAGCAGGGTCGAGCCCGCGTTCCTCGACCTCATAATGACAGGGACGCTACCTAAAGGAGACGCGCTGGTTCCTGGATGTGGCAGAGGGTACGCGGTGGCAGCTCTGGGGTCAGCCGAAAGGAAAGTCACGGGGTTGGAGATTTCGGCCACAGCGAAGGCCGCTGCGGACACGTACCTGTCCACGGCCaaagccggcgacggcagcgCAGCCTCCGAGCACTGCACCGTTGTGGTGGACGACTTCTTCACCCATACGGGACGGTACGATCTGGTCTACGATTGCACCTTTCTCTGCGCCATTCCCCCTAGTCGTCGAGAGGAGTGGGCTGCGCAGATGTCCAAGCTCATAAAGCCCGGGGGTGAGATTGTGTCGCTGGTGTTCCCCTTGGGCGACTACGAGGGCGGACCGCCGTTCGCGCTGTCAACGACAATCGTCGAGGATTTACTCTTACCCGCGGGGTTCGAGCGTGTCAGCCTGACCAAGGTGCCCGAGGAGAAGCTTGCGCGaaccgccccgcgcggcgaacgaggagAGTACCTCTACCGCTGGAAAAGGCTTTAA
- a CDS encoding predicted protein, translating into MEDEGGDAEAPVSLAERHHRNPDGALRRDVWPRIVDSDMRIPNHYAALLALAGETPETAQQIEKDLPRTGATFAVQGLLKPGLPMWESLRNVLTAYAAHDPVMGYVQSMNFIAAFLLLAGLKEEDAFWCLIALVDRVVPGYFSEGMAAAKLDQRVFARLLHIHLPAVGLHLETLAPDNIVCGIISSQWLLTLFVNVLPTDVTMRIWDRVFATGSRAPLFAACIALLTPRSNDVLGCNEMGECIELLQGLGDDLGDADADAFLAVVDAHLANELSPPKVLLETARERGRCRRPSDAGLPDSVLAIAPVTEIDELTAGLCSDLEDVVGRRALRRVDAEDGKALPTEDLECDDWEMAGDLAADDGASEGRDLAGEIEMLRDMGEGPSRAASPEEYGDESDSDSPRRSIDETRRREESQSMASGLRLSVAEVDSLASRLCALDERIDALPVYSLEYRRCVKTLALAPLSTVHSSRLDPLRDEFVRGEADFRLLMQRALALGSEGLAWRPGVGVKLCEFNPGGGLWSSWADSLFEHVVLRADGLLEILERIALELSWIVDAVRGGGDEKVGGAAKRVDGRKGGEGKEGGSSGLSTEGSPPRHGWEEVSSGAPATAAGGRRPNWKREPEPPPSASAIAEVSGSHATRVSKELKVLLAGVAKVAGLARADLPSLASNTADVRAGLRRQSDALATAVSEWAAAAESRRRRKTASTLRAVTAAARDATGAFAKAAGDEDEDGEELEAFEDTPEALEAAYDDEAARLTAAEAAVAAAAKSISRRKTAVERDSKAAAEVREHAAAKKAAADAREARMEKVAEAVRRALDGRCAQSHLDECDALAEDIESLARESLRLWSDQMSRWADFVRKATAEVAMGYVTVVDASTQCAQDLIEENHKLAATKAAAHANNHGIGGMLSDAAEFVAAEAGLVGVSSPAAPGSGSGGLGSLRDRMREQSKKAMNTMNSLGGNLTHTLQGATGGFGFSRFKAGGGGGGKDPSTPAGAPGGGSREELKDAGGSATPEPTQQPKGTGGFVSPLDAGIGELVRAVSLGSSDADGAPKPRAESRQLQTLRADIGKLEERRDTLVRRKQALRELIVSQTRAKLMSGA; encoded by the exons ATGGAGGATGAGGGGGGCGATGCGGAGGCGCCGGTGAGCCTTGCGGAGCGGCACCACCGTAACCCGGACGGTGCcctccgacgcgacgtgTGGCCACGCATCGTGGACTCGGACATGAGGATACCGAACCACTACGCTGCGCTCCTTGCGCTGGCGGGAGAGACGCCAGAGACGGCACAGCAGATCGAGAAGGACTTGCCGCGCACCGGTGCGACCTTCGCAGTGCAGGGCCTGCTCAAGCCAG GCTTACCCATGTGGGAATCGCTTCGTAACGTCCTCacggcgtacgccgcgcacgacccGGTCATGGGGTACGTCCAGTCCATGAATTTCATCGCTGCGTTCCTCCTGCTCGCGGGActgaaggaggaggatgcgTTCTGGTGCCTCATCGCGCTggtcgatcgcgtcgtcccggGCTACTTCAGCGAGGGCATGGCGGCCGCCAAGCTGGACCAGAGGGTGTTCGCTAGGCTGCTGCACATCCATCTCCCCGCGGTCGGCCTCCATCTCGAGACTCTCGCCCCGGATAACATCGTCTGCGGCATAATCTCATCGCAGTGGCTCCTCACGCTTTTCGTCAACGTCCTCCCCACGGATGTCACGATGCGCATCTGGGACCGGGTGTTCGCGACCGGCAGCCGCGCCcccctcttcgccgcgtgcatCGCCCTGCTGACACCGCGGTCCAACGACGTCCTCGGATGCAACGAGATGGGCGAGTGCATCGAGCTGCTGCAGGGCTTGGGAGACGACCTCGgggatgccgacgccgacgcgttcctcgccgtcgtcgacgcgcacctcgcgaaCGAACTCTCGCCGCCAAAGGTGCTCCtcgagacggcgcgggagcgcggcAGGTGTAGAAGGCCCTCCGACGCGGGTCTGCCGGACAGCGTGCTCGCGATAGCCCCCGTGACGGAGATTgacgagctcaccgcggggcTTTGTTCGGACCTCGAGGACGTGGTCGGGCGGAGGGCGCTAcggcgcgtggacgccgaggacggtaAGGCCTTACCTACCGAGGATCTCGAGTGCGATGATTGGGAGATGGCCggggacctcgcggcggacgacggggcgTCCGAAGGCAGGGACCTCGCCGGTGAGATTGAGATGCTGCGGGACATGGGAGAAGGGCCGTCGAGAGCCGCTTCGCCCGAGGAGTACGGCGACGAGTCGGATTCCGATTCGCCCAGGAGGTCGATCGACgagacgaggaggcgcgaggaGTCCCAGTCCATGGCGTCGGGTCTTCGTCtatccgtcgcggaggtggacagcctcgcgtcgcggctgtgcgcgctggacgagcgcatcgacgccctccCCGTGTACTCGCTCGAGTACCGACGCTGCGTCAAGACGCTCGCGTTGGCGCCGCTGAGCACCGTGCACAGCAGCAGGCTGGACCCTCTGCGCGACGAGtttgtccgcggcgaggcggactTCAGGCTACTGATGCAGcgagcgctcgcgctggGGTCCGAGGGCCTGGCGTGGAGGCCAGGCGTGGGCGTTAAACTGTGCGAGTTCaacccgggcggcgggctgtGGTCGTCTTGGGCCGATTCGCTCTTCGAACACGTCGTGCTGCGCGCGGACGGGCTCCTGGAGATACTGGAGAGGATAGCGCTGGAGCTGAGCtggatcgtcgacgcggtgcgcggcggcggggacgaaaagGTTGGTGGGGCGGCCAAGAGGGTCGACGGGCGAAAAGGCGGGGAGGGTAAGGAGGGTGGTTCCTCGGGGCTCTCGACGGagggttcgccgccgcggcacgGATGGGAAGAGGTTTCGTCCGGGGCCCCGGCGACAGCCGCGGGGGGCAGACGGCCAAACTGGAAGCGCGAGCCCGAACCGCCCCCGAGCGCatccgcgatcgccgaggtGAGCGGCtcgcacgcgacgcgagtGTCCAAGGAGTTGAAGGTGCTCCTCGCCGGGGTGGCGAAGGTTGCCGGGCTCGCCCGGGCCGATCTCCCGTCTCTGGCGTCGAAcaccgccgacgtccgcgcgggtctgCGGCGCCAGTCCGACGctctcgccaccgccgtaTCCGAgtgggccgccgcggccgagtccaggcgacgacgcaagacggcgtcgaccctgagggcggtgaccgcggcggctagagacgcgacgggggcgttTGCTAaagcggcgggcgacgaggacgaggacggcgaggagctcgaagCCTTCGAGGATACCCCCGAGGCTCTAGAGGCTGCGtatgacgacgaggcggctcgcctcaccgccgccgaggctgcggtggcggccgccgcgaaatCAATCTCGCGCAGGAAGACGGCGGTGGAGCGGGactcgaaggcggcggcggaagtTCGggagcacgcggcggcgaagaaggctgcggcggatgcgcgcgaggctcgaaTGGAAAAGGTGGCCGAGgccgtgcgacgcgcgctcgacggacGCTGCGCGCAGTCCCACCTCGACGAGTGCGACGCGCTGGCCGAGGACATCGAATCGCTCGCTCGCGAATCGCTGCGGCTGTGGTCGGATCAGATGAGCCGGTGGGCCGATTTTGTTCGTAAAGCCACGGCTGAGGTTGCCATGGGATACGTCACGGTGGTGGACGCATCCACGCAGTGCGCGCAGGACCTCATCGAAGAGAACcacaagctcgccgcgactaaagccgcggcgcacgccaaCAACCACGGCATCGGCGGTATGctcagcgacgcggcggagtttgtcgccgccgaggctggtcTCGTCGGCGtatcctcgcccgccgcgcccggctcCGGTTCCGGGGGCCTCGGCAGCCTACGCGACCGCATGAGGGAGCAGAGTAAGAAGGCCATGAACACGATGAACAGTTTGGGGGGTAACCTGACCCACACGCTGCAgggcgcgaccggcgggTTCGGGTTCAGCAGGTTcaaggcgggcggcggcggcggagggaaGGACCCGTCGACCCCCGCCGGGGCGCCCGGAGGAGGGTCGagggaggagctcaaggacgccggcgggtccgcgacgccggagccgacGCAGCAGCCGAAGGGGACCGGCGGGTTCGTCAGTCCCCTGGACGCGGGCATCGGGGAGCTGGTCAGGGCGGTGTCCCTgggctcgagcgacgccgacggcgcgcccaaGCCCAGGGCGGAGTCCCGGCAGCTCCAGACGCTCCGCGCGGACATCGGCAAGCTGGAGGAGAGGAGGGACACGCTGGTGAGGCGCAAGCaggcgctccgcgagctgATCGTGTCGCAGACGAGGGCCAAACTCATGTCCGGCGCGTAG
- a CDS encoding predicted protein, with product MPSPELSSGHFALTGMVSRPPLCVNIVRLKNALSDASELSRRALKLESVLLGELLAEEYPEDDEKPPSSAITVVPVDFSTLAVVSDEEHESAVGLYLARIAASGLADFLVHAARNADDNEQAIRSLLPNLLERALEYLPSERWTILGRAPDGLRLVRRRGDAALTSSPFHLLENPTLDVLNFTATPALDWGGAANGGDRVVFPAIRPATIRMQPLGSIVAMLQNAQVSQTVIDTFRAGGDAQLCENEDLVAVTAVPLLHKEARILSLLRRIPDAYGFESLDAYYADFSARYELVDGVPEMTWHDDDNGGDLFAELRFCDDDDERVRRLWPASLLLGRAGATEIPASMNDAEAAAMLTDLADDLRGCPDRLGIGMNLDGHAAGTSGKGRSRGGAVATYEVPTTTPHDATFRLASQSKPLAPLKPRLEVIVEDESPSPLPVLVEPIQPGTAPRAVKVASFKTSVPTRAPLQPVTPTDANARDDDGDRLPSVDADPKAVYPKPKVRKLVMSKHANSAPQTPAKPMAKPADETADEAADDVMIDEMAAYLTEMDAAQPEMAGVKRKAYSAAMPPAATKAPKKPNIPRPVPAVLPTKPSPEVKEPDRTKAKRAPRKVVDPDEADAKIRKEHSEGGDLNKITGDEFKAFLTKAGEKPKGGLSKMPKPKLRELVDAVLARSQ from the coding sequence ATGCCTTCTCCGGAGCTCTCCTCCGGTCACTTCGCGCTCACGGGTATGGTATCGCGTCCTCCTCTCTGCGTCAACATCGTCCGGCTTAAGAATGCGCTAAGCGACGCCTCTGAGCTCAGCCGACGGGCGCTCAAGCTGGAGAGTGTCCTCCTAGGGGAACTACTCGCGGAAGAGTaccccgaggacgacgaaaaaccgccgtcgagcgccaTCACGGTGGTTCCGGTCGACTTCAGCACCCTCGCGGTGGTCTCTGACGAAGAGCACGAGTCCGCGGTGGGCCTCTACCTCGCCAggatcgccgcctcgggtcTCGCCGACTTCCTcgtgcacgccgcgaggaacgccgACGATAACGAGCAGGCCATCCGCTCGCTGCTCCCGAACCTGCTCGAGCGAGCGCTCGAGTACCTCCCGAGCGAGAGATGGACCAtcctcggacgcgcgccggacggCCTCCGCCTGGTcagacgccgcggcgacgccgctctcACTTCGTCCCCCTTTCACCTCCTCGAGAACCCCACTCTCGACGTCCTCAACTTCACGGCCACACCCGCGCTAGACTGGGGAGGAGCCGCGAACGGGGGCGACAGGGTCGTCTTTCCCGCCATCAGGCCGGCCACGATCCGCATGCAGCCCCTCGGATCCATCGTCGCGATGCTACAGAACGCGCAGGTCTCCCAAACGGTCATTGACACCTTCCgagccgggggcgacgcacagctgtgcgaaAACGAGGACCTGGTCGCAGTCACAGCCGTTCCCCTGCTCCACAAGGAGGCCCGCATCCTGTCCTTACTGCGGCGTATTCCCGACGCCTATGGGTTCGAGTCGCTCGACGCCTATTACGCCGATTTCAGCGCCAGGTACGAGCTagtcgacggcgtccccgaGATGACTtggcacgacgacgacaacggCGGAGACCTCTTTGCCGAGCTGCGCTtttgcgacgacgacgacgaacgcgtgcgtcgacTGTGGCCCGCGTCCTTgctcctcggccgcgccggcgccaccgagATCCCCGCTTCGAtgaacgacgccgaggcggcggctatGTTAACCGATCTGGCGGACGATCTGCGGGGCTGCCCCGACAGGCTCGGCATCGGCATGAACCTGGACGGACACGCCGCCGGGACCTCGGGCAAGGGTAGGTCGCGGGGAGGAGCCGTCGCCACCTACGAGGTgcccacgacgacgccgcacgACGCTACTtttcgcctcgcgtcgcaaTCGaagcccctcgcgcccctgaAGCCGCGCCTCGAGGTCATCGTCGAGGATGAATCTCCCTCGCCCCTCCCCGTGCTTGTGGAACCCATCCAGCCTGGAACCGCGCCTCGAGCGGTTAAGGTCGCCTCGTTCAAAACATCCGtccccacgcgcgcgccgctccaGCCGGTGACCCCGACGGATGCTaacgctcgcgacgacgacggcgaccggCTGCCGTCCGTCGATGCCGATCCCAAGGCGGTCTACCCCAAGCCAAAGGTGAGGAAGCTGGTGATGTCCAAGCACGCCAATTCCGCGCCTCAGACCCCAGCCAAGCCCATGGCCAagcccgcggacgagaccgcggacgaggccgcggacgacgtaATGATCGATGAGATGGCGGCTTACTTGACGGAGATGGACGCTGCTCAGCCGGAGATGGCCGGTGTGAAGAGGAAGGCTTACTCGGCGGCCATGCCTCCCGCCGCCACTAAGGCACCCAAAAAGCCCAACATTCCCAGGCCCGTGCCCGCCGTCCTCCCCACGAAACCCTCGCCGGAAGTCAAGGAGCCGGACAGGACCAAAGCGAAGAGAGCGCCTAGGAAGGTTGTCGAtcccgacgaggcggacgcgaagaTCCGGAAGGAGCACAGCGAGGGAGGCGACCTGAACAAAATCACAGGCGACGAATTCAAGGCTTTCCTGACAAAGGCTGGCGAGAAGCCCAAGGGCGGGCTGTCCAAGATGCCCAAGCCCAAGCTCagggagctcgtcgacgcggtcctAGCCAGGTCGCAGTGA